One stretch of Amycolatopsis sp. NBC_00345 DNA includes these proteins:
- a CDS encoding L,D-transpeptidase encodes MKRILVGAVVVASAFALAACSGGSSEAGSTAGGGAVAAGGGSPTTAATTTPAPATSSPVTTPSSPASTSKTAPTTKPAPPKPKPKPAASTANVPCAKAAAASGTSACVDLSAHRAWLLEDGNVVYGPVSMLPGQKANPTPAGTFHVLSKEKMHYSREFDNAKMPNSVFFYPGDAFHTGSLKAYSHGCVHLSATSSLKFFNTLAVGDVVQVVP; translated from the coding sequence GTGAAGAGGATTTTGGTGGGTGCGGTGGTGGTGGCCAGTGCGTTCGCGCTGGCCGCGTGTTCCGGCGGCTCGTCCGAAGCGGGGTCCACGGCCGGCGGCGGCGCCGTGGCCGCGGGAGGTGGCTCGCCGACGACCGCGGCCACCACGACCCCGGCTCCGGCCACGAGCAGCCCGGTGACCACGCCGTCGAGCCCGGCGAGCACGTCCAAGACCGCGCCGACCACCAAGCCGGCCCCGCCCAAGCCCAAGCCGAAGCCGGCGGCGAGCACCGCGAACGTGCCGTGCGCGAAGGCCGCGGCGGCCAGCGGCACCAGCGCGTGCGTCGACCTGTCCGCGCACCGCGCGTGGCTGCTGGAGGACGGCAACGTCGTCTACGGGCCGGTCTCGATGCTTCCCGGCCAGAAGGCCAATCCCACTCCGGCAGGCACGTTCCACGTCCTGTCGAAGGAGAAGATGCACTACAGCCGCGAGTTCGACAACGCGAAGATGCCCAACTCGGTCTTCTTCTACCCGGGCGACGCCTTCCACACCGGCAGCCTCAAGGCGTACTCGCACGGCTGCGTGCACCTGTCGGCGACGTCCTCGCTGAAGTTCTTCAACACCCTGGCCGTCGGTGACGTCGTCCAGGTCGTTCCGTAA
- a CDS encoding PQQ-dependent sugar dehydrogenase produces the protein MTAFALVPVAVAATPAAADAGAPSLPPGFVLRDIPVGLAAYQFTDFAWLPDDSVLALGKSGIVNWVPPNGTGTPVQIATFTVESQGDIGLTSIALAPDYATTHHIYLNRSVSTGNGTYIQRAARFTVTLDRAGHPAGLAEEQVIFDLPGSQWYIHGVDTVIPAADGTLWYSIGDNGDAGKTNEVAFAAQDLDSPYGKVLHLTADGKGVPGNPYYNAAAPDSVRSKVFASGFRNPFRFTLDPKSGLPVVGDVGWYLWEEVDVVQPGANLAWPCWEGNHQTPGYSADPRCATVVNTPPLWEHEHGTGPSQGNSVTGGIVYSGTTYPAAYQGAYFFGDYAGQKMWTLKYDAQGKLTQAPQNPPPFANIGGVTRISSAPNGDIVFSDLNSGLLRRLSYSTNNSAPVAVATSSTDPDTRTVTFDGSGSYDFDSDPISYAWDFGDGTTGTGVKASHQYAAGTQFTATLTVQDPLGGKGTTTVAVAPGNHSPSVTLTPPGQADFAVGEPVTVSATAADAEDGALPVTWTSLIRHCPDLGACHVHPGDGATAPSMTVPFTDHTDSRMEFTATVTDSAGVRASSTYVALPRQHRLTLVSTQPAALSIPSEGGVSTAMVAEGAKFDVTASMLGSDGASKFAGWSGGPATTSWSITVGASDQTLTANYATAIDQRYAAEPALRASLGDPAGPEVVDGLVHLRPYTNGRLYWSAQTGVHEVGGQILDKYLALGGHQKFGPPLNDETATPDGVGRYNHFAGGSSVYWTSSTGAHQIGGAIRQKWAEFGYERGLGYPTTDESVTPDGVGRFNHFTGGSSIYWTPGTGAHQIGGAIKDKWAAFGYERGMGYPTTDESAIPGGGARYNHFSKNGSIYWSPGTGAHNVQGEIRNRWAALGWERSYLGLPISDEYGITGGGFRSDFQGGYIVYTTAGGAVDRHW, from the coding sequence ATGACGGCCTTCGCGCTGGTGCCCGTGGCGGTGGCGGCCACGCCGGCCGCCGCGGACGCGGGCGCGCCGTCACTGCCGCCGGGGTTCGTCCTCCGGGACATTCCGGTCGGGCTGGCGGCCTACCAGTTCACCGACTTCGCCTGGCTGCCGGACGACAGCGTGCTGGCGCTCGGCAAGTCCGGCATCGTCAACTGGGTGCCGCCGAACGGCACGGGCACGCCGGTGCAGATCGCGACCTTCACCGTCGAGTCGCAGGGCGACATCGGGCTCACGAGCATCGCGCTCGCCCCGGACTACGCCACCACGCACCACATCTACCTGAACCGCTCGGTCAGCACCGGGAACGGCACGTACATCCAGCGCGCCGCCCGGTTCACCGTGACCCTCGACCGGGCCGGCCACCCCGCCGGGCTCGCCGAGGAGCAGGTGATCTTCGACCTGCCGGGCAGCCAGTGGTACATCCATGGCGTCGACACCGTGATCCCCGCGGCCGACGGCACGCTCTGGTACTCCATCGGCGACAACGGCGACGCGGGCAAGACCAACGAGGTCGCCTTCGCCGCGCAGGACCTGGATTCGCCGTACGGCAAGGTCCTGCACCTCACCGCCGATGGCAAGGGCGTGCCCGGGAACCCGTACTACAACGCCGCCGCGCCGGATTCCGTGCGCTCCAAGGTGTTCGCGAGCGGCTTCCGCAACCCGTTCCGCTTCACGCTCGACCCGAAGAGCGGTCTGCCGGTGGTCGGCGACGTCGGCTGGTACCTCTGGGAAGAGGTCGACGTCGTGCAGCCCGGCGCCAACCTCGCGTGGCCGTGCTGGGAGGGCAACCACCAGACACCCGGATACTCGGCCGACCCGCGGTGCGCCACCGTCGTGAACACCCCGCCGCTGTGGGAGCACGAGCACGGCACCGGTCCGTCGCAGGGCAACAGCGTGACCGGCGGGATCGTCTACAGTGGAACGACGTATCCGGCGGCCTACCAGGGCGCGTACTTCTTCGGCGACTACGCCGGCCAGAAGATGTGGACCCTGAAGTACGACGCGCAGGGCAAGCTCACGCAGGCGCCGCAGAACCCGCCGCCGTTCGCGAACATCGGCGGGGTCACGCGCATTTCGTCGGCGCCCAACGGTGACATCGTGTTCAGCGACCTCAACTCGGGACTGCTGCGGCGGCTGAGCTACTCGACGAACAACTCCGCGCCGGTCGCGGTGGCGACCTCGTCGACCGACCCGGACACCCGCACCGTCACGTTCGACGGCAGCGGCTCGTACGACTTCGACAGCGACCCGATCAGCTACGCCTGGGACTTCGGCGACGGCACCACGGGAACCGGCGTGAAGGCGAGCCACCAGTACGCCGCGGGCACGCAGTTCACCGCGACGCTCACCGTCCAGGACCCGTTGGGCGGCAAGGGAACCACCACCGTCGCGGTCGCTCCGGGCAACCACTCGCCGAGCGTCACGCTGACCCCGCCGGGCCAGGCGGACTTCGCCGTCGGCGAGCCGGTGACGGTGTCCGCGACCGCTGCGGACGCTGAGGACGGCGCTCTGCCCGTCACGTGGACGTCGCTGATCCGGCACTGCCCGGACCTCGGCGCTTGCCACGTGCACCCGGGCGACGGCGCGACGGCGCCCTCGATGACCGTGCCGTTCACCGACCACACCGACTCGCGCATGGAGTTCACCGCGACGGTGACCGACAGTGCGGGAGTGCGGGCGAGCAGCACGTACGTCGCGTTGCCCCGCCAGCACCGGCTCACGCTCGTGAGCACGCAGCCGGCCGCGTTGAGCATTCCGAGCGAGGGCGGCGTCAGCACCGCGATGGTCGCCGAGGGCGCGAAGTTCGACGTGACCGCGTCGATGCTGGGCAGCGACGGCGCGTCGAAGTTCGCCGGCTGGTCGGGCGGCCCGGCGACGACGTCGTGGTCGATCACCGTCGGCGCCAGTGACCAGACGCTGACCGCGAACTACGCGACCGCGATCGACCAGCGGTACGCCGCCGAGCCCGCGTTGCGCGCGTCGCTCGGCGACCCGGCCGGGCCCGAGGTCGTCGACGGTCTCGTGCACCTGCGGCCGTACACGAACGGCCGGCTCTACTGGTCGGCGCAGACCGGCGTGCACGAGGTCGGCGGGCAGATCCTCGACAAGTACCTGGCGCTCGGCGGGCACCAGAAGTTCGGGCCGCCGCTCAACGACGAGACGGCGACTCCGGACGGGGTGGGGCGGTACAACCACTTCGCCGGCGGCAGCTCGGTCTACTGGACGTCGTCGACCGGCGCGCACCAGATCGGCGGTGCGATCAGGCAGAAGTGGGCGGAGTTCGGGTACGAGCGGGGCCTGGGCTATCCGACTACGGACGAGTCCGTGACCCCGGACGGCGTCGGGCGGTTCAACCACTTCACCGGCGGCAGTTCGATCTACTGGACGCCGGGGACCGGTGCGCACCAGATCGGTGGCGCCATCAAGGACAAGTGGGCCGCGTTCGGCTACGAGCGCGGGATGGGTTACCCGACCACGGACGAGTCCGCGATCCCGGGCGGCGGCGCGCGGTACAACCACTTCAGCAAGAACGGGTCGATCTACTGGAGCCCGGGCACGGGCGCGCACAACGTGCAGGGTGAGATCCGCAACCGCTGGGCCGCGCTCGGCTGGGAGCGGTCGTACCTCGGGCTGCCGATCTCGGACGAGTACGGGATCACCGGCGGCGGTTTCCGCAGCGATTTCCAGGGCGGTTACATCGTGTACACCACCGCCGGCGGGGCGGTTGACCGCCACTGGTGA